In one Pseudomonas sp. 31-12 genomic region, the following are encoded:
- a CDS encoding RES family NAD+ phosphorylase: MVTVNELAELAGEQLQAYRLVNSKFPPIAMFDDVADADEFEVLYQIQALTNPRLKNEVGHLELIARDQIPFGIPGCSYATAPFTHINPAGSRFSDGSFGVLYLADSMETALAEVRHHQSLYWSNVPSLNYERFVFRGLSCSFVDAAMRDAASIALTDPVYDPDDYTESRRLGRSVKEARCPGIRYHSVRLQGSYCWALMTPRPVLSIIQTAHYEMVWNGQMTSVSKISEA, encoded by the coding sequence ATGGTAACGGTGAACGAACTGGCAGAATTGGCCGGCGAGCAGCTGCAGGCTTATCGATTGGTCAATTCGAAGTTTCCACCGATCGCGATGTTCGATGACGTGGCGGATGCGGACGAGTTTGAGGTGCTGTATCAGATTCAAGCGTTGACGAATCCAAGGCTGAAAAATGAAGTGGGTCATCTTGAGTTGATTGCCCGGGATCAGATCCCGTTCGGCATTCCTGGCTGTTCTTACGCGACAGCGCCTTTTACCCACATCAACCCGGCGGGTTCGCGGTTCAGCGATGGCAGTTTTGGGGTGTTGTACCTGGCGGACTCCATGGAAACGGCGTTGGCCGAGGTGCGGCATCACCAGAGCCTGTACTGGTCGAATGTGCCGAGCCTCAACTATGAGCGGTTTGTGTTCCGGGGGCTGTCCTGCTCTTTCGTGGATGCAGCGATGAGAGATGCTGCGTCCATTGCGCTGACCGATCCTGTTTATGACCCTGACGATTACACCGAGTCGCGGCGCTTGGGGAGGTCCGTCAAAGAGGCGCGCTGTCCGGGCATTCGTTACCACTCCGTGCGTTTACAGGGCAGTTATTGCTGGGCACTGATGACGCCGAGACCGGTTCTATCAATCATTCAAACAGCGCATTACGAGATGGTCTGGAATGGTCAGATGACCAGTGTCAGCAAGATTAGCGAAGCCTGA
- a CDS encoding epoxide hydrolase family protein: protein MSALSSAAFRRCLLAVSATAGAVALVALVSPSYARAATPPVAAATVEKDSAIRPFKVNIPEDAVADLRKRVLATRWPDRETVNDQSQGVQLEKLQALVGYWGTQYDWRKVEAQLNALPMFVTNIDGLDIQFIHVKSKHPNALPLLLTHGWPGSILELTKAIGPLTDPTAYGGRAEDAFDVIIPSMPGYGFSQRPTDGGWGPDRIGVAWDVLVKRLGYKRYVSQGGDWGSVIADAMGRQAPPGLLGIHVNMPATVPADVAKAINDGTSPPTGLSAKETAAYESLKTFFGKNAAYGAMMSTRPQTVGYGLSDSPAGLAAWMFDKFNQWTYSGGDAEKSLTKDEILDGISLYWLTNSAISSARLYWENNTNNFNAVEQKTRDIKIPVAVTVFPGEIYKAPKTWTERAYPNLIYFNEVDKGGHFAAWEQPELFAKELRAAFRSLR from the coding sequence ATGTCAGCACTATCGTCTGCGGCGTTCCGTCGCTGCTTGTTAGCTGTTTCAGCAACCGCTGGTGCCGTGGCACTGGTCGCCCTCGTCTCGCCCTCTTACGCCCGGGCCGCTACACCGCCTGTGGCCGCCGCCACCGTTGAGAAGGACAGCGCCATTCGTCCTTTCAAGGTCAACATTCCTGAAGACGCGGTGGCCGATCTGCGCAAACGTGTACTGGCGACCCGTTGGCCCGACCGCGAAACGGTCAATGACCAATCTCAGGGCGTGCAGCTTGAGAAACTGCAGGCACTCGTGGGCTATTGGGGGACGCAATACGACTGGCGAAAAGTTGAAGCCCAACTCAATGCCTTGCCGATGTTCGTGACCAACATCGACGGCCTCGACATCCAGTTCATCCACGTCAAATCGAAACATCCCAACGCCCTGCCGCTGCTGCTCACCCACGGCTGGCCCGGTTCGATTCTGGAACTGACCAAAGCCATCGGCCCGTTGACCGACCCGACGGCCTACGGCGGTCGCGCCGAAGATGCCTTTGACGTGATCATTCCTTCGATGCCCGGCTATGGCTTCTCGCAGAGACCTACCGATGGCGGCTGGGGTCCCGACCGTATCGGCGTGGCGTGGGACGTGTTGGTCAAGCGCCTGGGCTACAAGCGTTACGTGTCGCAAGGTGGCGACTGGGGATCGGTGATCGCCGACGCCATGGGGCGCCAGGCACCGCCCGGCTTGCTGGGGATCCACGTGAACATGCCGGCCACCGTGCCTGCCGATGTCGCCAAGGCAATCAACGACGGCACCTCGCCTCCCACCGGTCTGTCGGCCAAGGAGACCGCGGCCTATGAGTCGCTGAAAACCTTCTTCGGCAAAAATGCGGCTTACGGCGCCATGATGAGCACCCGGCCACAAACAGTTGGTTACGGCTTGTCGGATTCACCCGCAGGCCTGGCCGCATGGATGTTCGATAAATTCAACCAGTGGACCTACAGCGGCGGCGATGCGGAAAAATCCCTGACCAAGGACGAGATCCTCGACGGTATTTCGCTGTATTGGCTGACCAACAGCGCGATATCCTCCGCTCGCCTGTATTGGGAAAACAACACCAACAACTTCAACGCCGTTGAACAGAAGACCCGGGATATCAAGATCCCTGTCGCGGTGACCGTGTTCCCTGGCGAAATCTACAAGGCGCCGAAAACCTGGACCGAACGCGCCTATCCCAACCTGATCTATTTCAACGAAGTGGATAAGGGCGGCCATTTTGCGGCCTGGGAACAGCCTGAACTGTTCGCCAAAGAACTGCGCGCCGCCTTCCGCTCCTTGCGCTAG
- a CDS encoding antitoxin Xre-like helix-turn-helix domain-containing protein: MAVPFREQALTKTQCVTGLRAAVGILEKWRASSEQACRILRISRSTYTRARQRDPSWSVALDSDQMQRISFVLNIHAALRLVFDNPDNVYGFASMANHNEFFNGRSPLEIMAQGDMISLYETFKRIDVLRGAQW; encoded by the coding sequence ATGGCAGTCCCATTCCGGGAACAGGCACTCACCAAAACCCAATGCGTGACAGGCCTGCGTGCAGCCGTCGGCATCCTCGAAAAATGGCGCGCCTCCAGCGAGCAGGCCTGTCGCATCCTGCGCATTTCCCGCAGCACTTATACCCGCGCCCGGCAGCGCGATCCCTCGTGGTCCGTGGCGCTGGATTCAGACCAGATGCAACGCATCAGTTTCGTGCTCAACATCCACGCCGCACTGCGCCTGGTCTTCGATAACCCGGATAACGTCTACGGCTTCGCGTCGATGGCCAACCACAACGAGTTTTTCAATGGCCGCAGTCCGCTGGAGATCATGGCTCAGGGCGACATGATTTCCTTGTATGAAACCTTCAAGCGCATCGACGTGCTGCGCGGTGCGCAATGGTAA
- a CDS encoding nucleoside permease has protein sequence MSTMTARLSAMMFLQFFIWGGWFVTLGTFLASNLGASGGQIGMAFSTQSWGAILAPFVIGLIADRFFNAERILAVLHLVGAVLLYQLYRAPDFSTFYPYVLAYMMIYMPTLALVNSVAFRQMRDPALEFSRIRVWGTIGWIVAGVVISFVFAWDSQAMISSGGLRNTFLMSAIASLVLGLYSFTLPRTAPLKPEEGRSGLKQMLGLDALSLLKDRSYLVFFIASILICIPLAFYYQNANPFLAEIGVTNPTAKMAIGQVSEVLFMLLLPLFIHRFGIKLALLVGMLAWALRYLLFAYGNNGDLAFMLFTGIALHGICYDFFFVSGQIYTDAKAPERFRSSAQGLITLATYGLGMLIGFWVAGQVTDHFALTGSHDWKSIWLFPAGFALAIFFCFGLAFKGRQAAVVQSTV, from the coding sequence ATGTCCACGATGACCGCGCGATTGAGCGCCATGATGTTCCTGCAATTCTTTATCTGGGGCGGATGGTTCGTCACCCTCGGTACCTTCCTCGCCAGTAACCTCGGCGCCAGCGGCGGCCAGATCGGCATGGCGTTCTCGACCCAGTCCTGGGGCGCGATCCTCGCGCCCTTTGTGATCGGCTTGATCGCCGACCGATTCTTCAATGCCGAACGCATTCTCGCGGTGCTGCACCTGGTGGGCGCCGTGTTGCTGTATCAGCTGTATCGCGCGCCGGACTTCAGCACGTTTTACCCGTACGTGCTGGCCTACATGATGATCTACATGCCGACCCTGGCACTGGTGAATTCAGTGGCGTTCCGGCAGATGCGTGACCCGGCTCTCGAGTTCTCCCGCATCCGCGTGTGGGGCACCATCGGCTGGATCGTGGCCGGTGTGGTCATCAGTTTTGTGTTTGCCTGGGATTCCCAGGCGATGATTTCCTCAGGCGGGCTGCGAAACACCTTTCTGATGTCGGCGATTGCCTCTCTGGTGCTCGGCCTCTACAGCTTCACCTTGCCGCGCACCGCGCCACTGAAACCCGAAGAGGGCCGCAGCGGCCTCAAGCAAATGCTCGGGCTCGATGCCCTGAGCTTGCTGAAGGACCGCAGCTACCTGGTGTTCTTTATCGCCTCCATTCTGATCTGCATTCCGCTGGCGTTTTATTACCAGAATGCCAATCCGTTCCTGGCGGAAATCGGCGTGACCAACCCAACGGCAAAAATGGCCATCGGGCAGGTTTCCGAAGTGCTGTTCATGCTGCTTCTGCCGCTGTTCATTCACCGCTTCGGGATCAAGCTTGCGCTCTTGGTGGGCATGCTGGCGTGGGCTTTGCGCTACTTGTTGTTCGCCTACGGTAACAACGGCGACCTGGCGTTCATGCTGTTTACCGGTATTGCCCTGCACGGCATCTGCTACGACTTCTTCTTTGTGTCCGGCCAGATCTACACCGACGCCAAAGCACCGGAACGCTTCAGAAGTTCGGCCCAAGGCCTGATTACCCTGGCGACCTACGGCTTGGGCATGCTGATCGGATTCTGGGTCGCGGGGCAGGTTACCGACCACTTTGCGCTGACGGGCAGCCATGACTGGAAGAGCATCTGGTTGTTCCCGGCCGGGTTCGCCTTGGCGATATTTTTCTGCTTCGGGCTGGCGTTCAAGGGGCGGCAGGCGGCGGTTGTTCAGTCGACTGTCTGA
- a CDS encoding glyoxalase superfamily protein, whose product MFSIEQAKQMAKRLRASLEARNQEASHSTALELVAHQLGFKDWNTASAMLPHEPTQPLIAFEKAVPILRMFDETKAREFYLDFLGFSVEFEHRFEADLPLYLGISRNGLQLHLSEHHGDASPGSTVFVPMQNIELLRDELQGKRYGYGRPDIVQQGWGQVLEVYDPFGNRIRFCQS is encoded by the coding sequence ATGTTTTCAATCGAACAAGCCAAGCAGATGGCCAAGAGGCTACGTGCCTCGCTTGAAGCGCGCAATCAAGAGGCGTCTCACTCAACGGCGCTTGAATTGGTAGCGCATCAATTGGGTTTCAAGGACTGGAACACCGCGTCTGCGATGCTCCCCCATGAACCGACCCAACCCCTCATTGCATTCGAAAAAGCCGTCCCGATATTGCGGATGTTCGACGAAACCAAGGCGCGCGAGTTTTACCTTGATTTTCTAGGGTTCAGCGTCGAATTCGAACACCGATTCGAAGCAGATCTGCCGCTATACCTGGGAATCAGCCGAAACGGCCTGCAACTCCATCTTTCCGAACATCATGGCGATGCCAGCCCGGGATCGACAGTCTTTGTCCCGATGCAAAATATCGAACTGCTGCGCGACGAATTGCAGGGCAAACGCTACGGATACGGACGGCCAGATATCGTTCAGCAAGGTTGGGGGCAAGTGCTGGAAGTCTATGACCCATTCGGCAATCGAATTCGGTTCTGCCAAAGCTAA
- a CDS encoding DHCW motif cupin fold protein, giving the protein MDLTAIPFGTTDWSTVEPVQYAGETGTAHWRTCQFGSTRVRMVEYSPGYLADHWCWRGHVLLCLEGELHTELEDGRQFTLTAGMSYQVGNNAEGHRSFSTTGAKLFIVD; this is encoded by the coding sequence ATGGATCTGACGGCTATTCCCTTTGGTACGACCGACTGGTCGACTGTCGAACCTGTCCAATATGCGGGTGAGACGGGTACCGCCCATTGGCGAACCTGCCAGTTTGGCTCGACCCGTGTGCGGATGGTCGAATACAGCCCCGGCTACCTGGCTGATCACTGGTGCTGGAGAGGTCATGTCCTGTTGTGCCTGGAAGGTGAGTTGCACACTGAGTTGGAGGACGGTCGCCAGTTCACGCTCACCGCAGGGATGAGCTATCAGGTGGGCAACAACGCAGAAGGGCATCGATCTTTCAGCACCACGGGTGCCAAGTTGTTCATTGTGGATTAA
- a CDS encoding TetR/AcrR family transcriptional regulator has product MKISKEKSEANRAALVETASRLFREKGIDGVGVAEISKSAGLTHGALYAHFPSKEALAAEALAWSLEQGNAKLYTGTIDGEPDLERFLSDYLAVDSLDNYAESCAMAASASEIGRQDVAISAKFTEGYMVLVRAFERRVAANNPDVDALATAMGIVAAMVGALSVARATSKARPEVSAQVLRGVRLMIDAALNKPV; this is encoded by the coding sequence ATGAAAATCTCGAAAGAAAAATCAGAAGCCAATCGCGCCGCGCTGGTGGAGACCGCCAGCCGTCTGTTTCGCGAGAAAGGGATCGATGGTGTGGGCGTTGCCGAAATCAGCAAGTCGGCCGGCTTGACCCACGGCGCGCTGTACGCGCATTTCCCATCCAAGGAAGCGCTGGCCGCTGAGGCACTGGCGTGGAGCCTGGAGCAGGGCAATGCCAAGCTCTATACCGGCACCATCGATGGCGAGCCGGACCTGGAGCGTTTCCTGTCCGACTATCTGGCTGTGGACAGCCTGGACAACTACGCCGAGAGCTGCGCAATGGCCGCGTCTGCCAGCGAAATCGGCCGTCAGGATGTTGCGATCAGCGCGAAGTTCACCGAGGGCTACATGGTGCTGGTGCGGGCATTTGAGCGCAGGGTCGCCGCCAACAATCCTGACGTCGACGCGCTGGCCACCGCCATGGGCATCGTCGCCGCGATGGTGGGCGCCCTCTCGGTTGCGCGTGCTACGTCGAAGGCGCGGCCTGAAGTGTCGGCCCAAGTGCTGCGGGGCGTGCGTCTGATGATCGATGCTGCACTGAACAAACCGGTGTAG
- a CDS encoding sugar phosphate isomerase/epimerase: protein MNPEHSTVNPSSQAGLRGPGIFLAQFMSAEAPFDTLANIAQWAASQGYKAIQLPTLGTQYIDLARAADSQDYCDELKAVCAKAGVEISELSTHLQGQLVAVHPAFDTLFDDFAPAHLRGQPQARTEWAIEQLKLAARASQRLGLKAHATFSGALLWPYVYPWPQRPSGLVEQGFAELAKRWLPILDCFEEAGVDLCYEIHPGEDLHDGASFERFLEAVDHHPRAAILYDPSHLLLQQMDYLGFIDRYHARIRMFHVKDAEFRPDARSGVYGGYQGWVERPGRFRSLGDGQIDFKSIFSKLTQYDFSGWAVLEWECCLKDSAQGAAQGAAFIEQHMITKTQKAFDDFASVQSDEAFNRRLLGLPDA, encoded by the coding sequence ATGAACCCGGAGCACTCAACCGTGAACCCTTCATCTCAAGCAGGCCTGCGCGGCCCGGGGATCTTCCTCGCGCAGTTCATGTCCGCCGAAGCGCCGTTCGATACACTGGCCAATATCGCCCAGTGGGCGGCGTCCCAAGGCTACAAAGCCATTCAATTGCCGACCCTGGGCACGCAGTACATCGACTTGGCTCGCGCCGCCGACAGCCAGGATTACTGCGACGAATTGAAAGCCGTCTGCGCTAAAGCAGGCGTCGAGATCAGCGAGTTGTCGACGCACCTGCAAGGCCAATTGGTGGCGGTGCATCCGGCGTTCGACACCTTGTTTGACGACTTTGCCCCGGCGCATTTACGCGGCCAGCCCCAGGCGCGCACCGAGTGGGCGATCGAGCAGTTGAAGCTCGCTGCCCGCGCCAGTCAGCGCTTGGGGTTGAAGGCCCATGCGACTTTTTCCGGCGCGCTGCTGTGGCCCTATGTCTACCCATGGCCGCAACGCCCAAGCGGGTTGGTCGAACAAGGTTTTGCCGAACTGGCGAAACGCTGGTTGCCGATTCTTGATTGCTTCGAGGAGGCCGGTGTCGACCTGTGCTACGAAATCCACCCCGGCGAGGACCTGCACGACGGCGCCTCGTTCGAGCGTTTTCTGGAGGCGGTTGATCACCATCCACGGGCCGCAATTTTGTATGACCCCAGCCATCTGCTGCTGCAGCAAATGGACTACCTGGGTTTCATCGATCGCTACCACGCGCGCATCCGCATGTTCCACGTCAAGGATGCCGAGTTCCGGCCCGATGCCCGTTCGGGCGTCTACGGCGGTTATCAGGGCTGGGTCGAGCGGCCGGGGCGTTTCCGCTCGCTGGGCGATGGCCAGATCGATTTCAAGTCGATCTTCAGCAAATTGACTCAATACGACTTCAGCGGCTGGGCCGTGCTCGAGTGGGAGTGTTGCCTCAAGGATTCCGCCCAGGGCGCTGCGCAAGGGGCGGCGTTCATCGAGCAGCACATGATCACCAAGACGCAGAAGGCTTTCGATGATTTCGCCAGCGTGCAGTCGGACGAAGCTTTCAATCGACGACTGCTGGGGTTGCCCGACGCCTGA
- a CDS encoding Gfo/Idh/MocA family protein, with product MGFVGGGEGAFIGQAHRQAAGLDGRFELVCGAFSRDARNNQDTGAALGLSASRCYSDWQQMLEAERALPTDQRMELLIIVTPNHLHAPIASQALSAGFHVFSEKPAALNLAELLPLKAVLERSDRLYGLAHTYLGYPMVWQARQMVRDGVIGTVRKVIVEYPQGWLSEDVAGQGNKQAGWRDLPEQSGLGGCIGDIGTHAFSLAEFVADQPIQHLCAMLNTHIASRQLDDDAAMLFKMADGASGVLIASQVCAGEENPFKIRIYGDKGGLEWRQEEPASLIHRSLDQPMRVLRSGVGQSWLCDAATRRMRLPAGHPEGYLEAMANLYGDFANAIRSNVNGNEAPGVPGIDVGLRGMAFIEAVIANHRGDTKWTELVCPQ from the coding sequence ATGGGCTTTGTCGGTGGCGGGGAGGGTGCCTTCATCGGGCAGGCCCACCGCCAGGCTGCCGGGCTCGATGGTCGTTTTGAACTGGTGTGTGGCGCGTTCAGCCGCGATGCCCGCAACAATCAGGACACCGGTGCCGCGCTGGGCTTGTCCGCATCGCGCTGCTACAGCGATTGGCAGCAGATGCTGGAGGCCGAGCGCGCGCTGCCCACCGACCAGCGCATGGAGCTGCTGATCATTGTCACCCCCAATCACCTGCACGCCCCGATTGCCAGCCAGGCGCTGAGCGCGGGCTTTCATGTGTTCAGCGAGAAACCGGCGGCGTTGAATCTGGCGGAGTTGCTGCCGCTCAAGGCTGTGCTTGAGCGCAGTGATCGCCTCTATGGCCTGGCCCACACGTACCTGGGCTATCCGATGGTCTGGCAGGCGCGGCAAATGGTTCGCGACGGCGTGATCGGCACCGTGCGCAAAGTGATTGTCGAGTACCCCCAAGGCTGGTTGAGCGAGGATGTGGCGGGGCAGGGCAACAAGCAGGCTGGCTGGCGCGATCTGCCTGAGCAGTCCGGCCTGGGCGGCTGCATCGGCGATATCGGCACCCATGCCTTTTCATTGGCCGAATTCGTCGCGGACCAACCCATCCAGCACCTGTGCGCAATGTTGAATACCCATATCGCCAGTCGGCAACTGGACGATGACGCCGCGATGCTGTTCAAGATGGCCGACGGCGCGAGTGGCGTGTTGATTGCCAGCCAGGTCTGCGCGGGCGAAGAGAACCCGTTTAAGATCCGCATCTACGGCGATAAGGGCGGCCTGGAATGGCGTCAGGAAGAACCGGCGAGCCTGATCCATCGTTCCCTTGATCAACCCATGCGCGTGCTGCGCTCCGGTGTCGGCCAATCCTGGTTGTGCGACGCCGCGACCCGGCGCATGCGTTTGCCGGCGGGGCATCCCGAGGGCTATCTGGAAGCCATGGCCAACCTCTACGGCGATTTCGCCAACGCGATCCGCAGCAACGTCAACGGCAACGAAGCCCCCGGCGTACCGGGCATCGATGTCGGGCTGCGTGGCATGGCCTTCATCGAAGCGGTGATTGCCAATCATCGTGGCGACACGAAATGGACCGAACTGGTCTGCCCTCAATGA
- a CDS encoding alpha/beta fold hydrolase, with amino-acid sequence MHLFQRLTLGAVFAFSTSGAIAAPAATHNSAPNQFVEADGVRYAYRQFGAQTGVPVILLQHFRGNMDYWDPALTDGLAQQRPVYLFDNAGVGLSSGETPDSFEAMADHVAAFARARGLTQVDVLGFSIGGMVAQEVALRHPQLVRRLILAGTSPRGGVSGHDPRVPGIALRESIATQEETAYLFFDPSPASQQAAGEFWERRHQRTEGLDKLSSMKVIAAQGAALGKWSVPGDGTFSQLSQITQPTLVVNGSKDVMVPTENSYTLQQHIPNAKLLIYPSSGHGALFQYANDFVQQANAFLDQAESHRFRKPLNDTPSR; translated from the coding sequence ATGCACCTCTTTCAGCGACTGACCCTCGGGGCTGTCTTTGCCTTCTCGACCAGCGGCGCCATCGCAGCGCCGGCGGCCACACATAACAGCGCACCCAATCAATTCGTCGAAGCTGACGGCGTGCGGTATGCCTATCGCCAGTTCGGCGCGCAGACGGGCGTGCCTGTCATCTTGCTCCAGCACTTTCGCGGCAACATGGATTACTGGGACCCGGCTTTGACCGATGGCCTGGCACAGCAACGGCCGGTCTACCTGTTCGACAATGCCGGCGTGGGCCTCAGCAGCGGCGAAACGCCCGACTCGTTCGAAGCCATGGCCGATCACGTCGCTGCCTTTGCTCGCGCACGCGGGTTGACGCAGGTCGACGTGCTTGGCTTCTCAATCGGCGGCATGGTGGCGCAGGAAGTTGCGTTGCGTCATCCGCAACTGGTGCGTCGGCTGATCCTGGCGGGAACGTCGCCGCGTGGCGGGGTCTCGGGACATGATCCCCGGGTTCCCGGGATTGCGTTGCGCGAATCGATTGCCACTCAGGAAGAGACCGCTTACCTGTTTTTCGATCCCTCGCCGGCAAGCCAGCAGGCCGCCGGGGAGTTCTGGGAAAGGCGTCACCAGCGCACGGAAGGCCTCGACAAGCTCAGTTCGATGAAGGTCATCGCGGCCCAAGGCGCGGCGCTGGGCAAGTGGAGCGTTCCCGGTGACGGCACTTTTTCGCAATTGAGCCAGATCACCCAACCGACCCTGGTGGTCAACGGCAGCAAGGACGTGATGGTGCCCACCGAGAACTCCTACACGCTGCAACAGCATATTCCGAACGCTAAGTTGCTGATCTATCCAAGTTCGGGGCACGGCGCATTGTTCCAGTACGCCAACGATTTCGTGCAGCAAGCCAATGCCTTCCTGGACCAGGCCGAATCCCATCGCTTTCGAAAACCCTTGAACGACACGCCGTCGCGCTAA
- a CDS encoding SDR family oxidoreductase has translation MKIKNSVAFVTGANRGLGLAFAKELVARGASKVYAGVRNPEGVNIPGVIAIRLDVSDPASVAAAVAQASDVTLLVNNAGIARLLPSMLDPGLVEAAREIFETNYYGVMHVSLAFAPVLKANGGGAIVNVLSDATWVAAPFLSAYAASKAAAWSFTNSLRIELQGQGTSVQGLHVGFIDTDLTHGFDVPKVQPSDVVIQSLDGVEAGLKEVLADTGTRAIKASLSTDQAAYLNPETVA, from the coding sequence ATGAAAATAAAAAATTCCGTAGCCTTCGTGACCGGCGCCAACCGTGGTCTGGGCCTCGCGTTCGCAAAAGAGCTCGTGGCGCGCGGCGCGAGCAAGGTCTACGCCGGGGTGCGCAATCCAGAAGGTGTGAACATTCCAGGGGTGATTGCCATTCGCCTTGACGTCAGCGACCCGGCATCGGTAGCCGCTGCGGTGGCCCAAGCGAGCGACGTGACGCTACTGGTCAACAACGCAGGCATCGCCCGCCTGCTGCCTTCGATGCTTGATCCTGGCCTGGTGGAAGCCGCTCGCGAAATCTTCGAAACCAATTACTACGGCGTCATGCATGTCAGCCTGGCCTTCGCCCCTGTGCTTAAAGCCAATGGCGGCGGCGCGATCGTCAACGTGCTGTCGGATGCGACCTGGGTCGCGGCGCCTTTTCTGTCCGCTTACGCGGCATCGAAAGCGGCTGCATGGAGCTTCACCAACTCGCTGCGCATTGAACTCCAAGGCCAGGGCACCAGCGTGCAAGGCCTGCACGTGGGCTTTATCGACACCGACCTGACCCACGGTTTTGACGTACCGAAAGTCCAGCCATCCGACGTCGTGATCCAGTCGCTGGACGGCGTGGAAGCTGGCCTGAAAGAAGTGCTCGCAGACACAGGCACACGCGCCATAAAGGCCAGCCTGTCGACTGATCAAGCGGCTTACCTGAATCCCGAAACCGTCGCGTAA
- a CDS encoding bifunctional 2-polyprenyl-6-hydroxyphenol methylase/3-demethylubiquinol 3-O-methyltransferase UbiG, with protein MPAPESTLLDSWHHNAHSWIEAIRSGAIESRLTVTDQAILLAVLGRQPERVLDLGCGEGWLLRALAQRGIEAIGVDGDGTLVEAARAAGASSVQVASYEALVEAKVDIGRDYDLICANFALLHQDIIPLLAAMNALLAPGGALVIQTLHPWAVAAGDYQDGWREETFAGFKGQWRPMPWYFRTLSSWLNALDMAGFRLASLQEPQHPQSSVPQSLLLVAEPRQ; from the coding sequence ATGCCCGCCCCCGAATCCACCCTCCTCGACAGCTGGCACCACAACGCCCATTCCTGGATCGAAGCCATCCGCAGCGGCGCCATCGAAAGTCGCCTCACGGTCACCGACCAGGCGATCCTGCTGGCGGTGCTAGGTCGCCAACCGGAACGCGTGCTCGACCTGGGCTGCGGCGAAGGCTGGCTGTTGCGCGCATTGGCTCAACGGGGCATTGAGGCGATCGGTGTGGATGGCGATGGGACGCTGGTCGAGGCGGCGCGGGCGGCAGGCGCTTCATCGGTGCAGGTGGCGAGCTATGAAGCGTTGGTGGAAGCGAAGGTGGACATCGGCCGCGACTACGATCTGATCTGCGCCAACTTCGCGTTGCTGCACCAGGACATCATCCCGTTGCTCGCCGCCATGAACGCCCTGCTCGCCCCAGGCGGCGCGCTGGTGATTCAGACGCTGCATCCGTGGGCCGTGGCGGCGGGTGACTATCAGGACGGTTGGCGAGAAGAGACCTTTGCCGGATTCAAGGGCCAGTGGCGACCGATGCCGTGGTATTTCCGCACTCTGTCCAGTTGGCTGAATGCGCTGGACATGGCCGGTTTTCGTCTGGCCAGCCTGCAAGAACCGCAGCACCCGCAAAGTTCGGTGCCGCAGTCGTTGCTGTTGGTGGCCGAGCCGCGCCAGTGA